The following proteins are co-located in the Bacillus oleivorans genome:
- the cyoE gene encoding heme o synthase, producing MASEASLKDSAALSDTNALKDFLALIKIGIVNSNFITTFAGLWLALHFQNLGFLDHIGTIIYTLLGSSLVIAGSCSINNYYDRDIDHIMSRTKSRPTVTGKITGQQALMIGLFLIAVGTGFLLMTTVTAAVIGLIGAFFYVVLYTMWSKRRHTLNTVVGSFSGAVPPLIGWAAIDPNLHFVPIILFLIMFIWQIPHFLAIAIKRCEEYRAAGIPMLPVVHGFDVTRRQMVSWVACLLPLPFYLFSLGWPFLILATALNVGWLALGIAGYKTKDTVKWANLMFVYSLNYLTILFVSMIIVTLI from the coding sequence ATGGCATCAGAGGCTTCATTAAAAGATTCTGCGGCTCTTTCTGATACAAATGCACTCAAGGATTTCCTTGCTCTTATAAAAATTGGAATTGTGAACTCCAATTTCATTACAACCTTTGCCGGATTGTGGCTTGCTCTTCATTTTCAGAATTTGGGATTTCTCGATCATATTGGAACTATAATCTACACATTATTAGGTTCCTCATTGGTGATCGCAGGCTCTTGCAGTATTAATAACTACTATGATAGAGACATTGATCATATAATGAGCCGTACGAAATCCAGACCAACCGTTACAGGGAAGATTACTGGACAGCAGGCACTCATGATTGGGCTGTTTTTAATAGCTGTTGGTACCGGTTTCTTATTAATGACTACTGTTACGGCAGCTGTGATTGGATTAATTGGAGCATTTTTCTATGTCGTCCTTTATACAATGTGGTCAAAAAGACGGCACACGTTAAATACAGTTGTAGGAAGTTTTTCCGGTGCGGTTCCGCCCCTGATTGGGTGGGCAGCTATTGATCCCAATTTGCACTTTGTACCGATTATTTTATTTTTAATCATGTTTATATGGCAAATTCCGCATTTTCTGGCGATTGCCATTAAGCGTTGTGAAGAATATCGAGCAGCTGGCATTCCGATGCTGCCTGTTGTACACGGGTTCGATGTTACAAGAAGACAAATGGTTTCATGGGTAGCTTGTCTCTTGCCACTGCCTTTTTATTTATTTTCATTAGGCTGGCCTTTCTTAATCCTGGCAACGGCTCTAAATGTGGGCTGGTTAGCATTAGGGATTGCAGGCTATAAAACAAAAGATACGGTTAAATGGGCAAATTTAATGTTTGTTTATTCATTAAATTATCTAACCATCTTGTTTGTTAGCATGATTATTGTTACGCTTATCTAG
- the coxB gene encoding cytochrome c oxidase subunit II, with product MKKRLHKWRFIPVLAIVSLLLAGCGEPYLSALQPAGTVAQSQLELMILSTTIMVLVILVVTVIFLTVVIKFRRKKGDNEIPKQVEGNHKLEIIWTTIPILLLLVLAVPTVAATFNLADVSGMEPDEEGNREGLVVNVRANLYWWEFEYPDYEVITSQDLVVPTGQKVYFNLKSSDVKHSFWIPAVGGKLDTNTEVVNKFWLEFDPEAADEVADNIFYGKCAELCGPSHAFMDFKVKALSQDEFNSWITAMQNYEAPDLTNNELAQRGSELFSEANCISCHAITPQDERPEAARTAPNLAAFGDRVRIAGILPHEEEYLKAWLKDPEELKPGNLMTDTYPDLTDEQIDALTEYLFSLKVQE from the coding sequence ATGAAGAAGCGGCTGCATAAATGGCGATTTATTCCAGTTTTAGCCATTGTTTCTCTTCTGTTAGCAGGGTGTGGTGAGCCATATCTATCGGCGCTGCAACCAGCAGGAACAGTGGCCCAATCACAATTAGAACTTATGATTTTAAGTACGACCATCATGGTTTTAGTTATTCTGGTAGTTACCGTCATTTTCTTAACTGTAGTAATTAAGTTTAGAAGGAAAAAAGGCGATAATGAAATACCGAAACAAGTAGAAGGAAACCACAAATTAGAAATTATTTGGACTACGATTCCTATTTTGTTATTACTTGTTTTAGCTGTGCCAACAGTGGCAGCAACCTTCAACCTTGCTGATGTTTCCGGTATGGAACCAGATGAAGAAGGAAACCGAGAAGGATTAGTCGTCAATGTAAGGGCTAATCTATACTGGTGGGAATTTGAATATCCGGATTACGAAGTTATTACATCCCAGGACTTAGTTGTTCCAACGGGACAAAAAGTTTATTTTAATTTAAAGTCTTCTGATGTTAAACACTCCTTCTGGATTCCAGCAGTTGGAGGAAAGTTGGATACTAATACGGAAGTAGTTAATAAGTTTTGGCTGGAATTTGATCCAGAAGCGGCAGATGAAGTAGCAGACAACATTTTCTATGGGAAATGTGCTGAACTTTGCGGTCCATCACATGCCTTCATGGATTTTAAAGTAAAAGCTTTATCACAAGACGAATTTAATTCTTGGATTACAGCGATGCAAAACTATGAGGCACCTGACCTGACTAACAATGAGTTAGCTCAAAGAGGCAGTGAGTTATTTTCAGAAGCGAACTGTATTTCTTGTCATGCTATTACACCTCAAGATGAAAGACCAGAGGCAGCCCGTACTGCTCCAAATTTAGCTGCTTTCGGTGACAGAGTTAGGATTGCTGGAATTCTGCCTCATGAAGAGGAGTACTTAAAAGCTTGGTTAAAGGATCCTGAAGAATTAAAACCAGGAAACTTAATGACAGACACATATCCAGACCTAACTGATGAACAAATCGATGCTTTGACAGAGTATTTGTTTAGCTTAAAAGTTCAAGAATAG
- the ctaD gene encoding cytochrome c oxidase subunit I — translation MSTIAQKKGFAATLWEYLTTVDHKKIAILYLVAGGFFFIVGGIEALLIRIQLAVPDNDFIAAGTYNEILTMHGTTMIFLAAMPLIFAFMNAVVPLQIGARDVAFPFVNALGFWLFFFGGIFLNLSWFLGGAPDAGWTSYATLSIESPGNGIDFYIIGLQISGAGTLMAGINFLVTIITMRAPGMTYMRMPLFTWSTFVASALILFAFPALTVGLFLLMFDRMFGANFFNEAVGGNSIIYEHLFWIFGHPEVYILILPSFGIFSEIIPTFSRKRLFGYSSMVFATVLIGFLGFMVWAHHMFTTGLGPVANSIFAVATMAIAVPTGIKIFNWLFTMWGGKITFTTPMLYGVSFIPSFLLGGVTGVMLAAAPADYQYHDSYFVVAHFHYVIVGGVVFALLAATHFYWPIMFGTKLNEFLGKISFWLFFIGFHLTFFIQHFLGLMGMPRRIFTFLPGQGLDTGNLVSSIGALFMAVAVLILVINIIMTSVKNKQVGRDAWEDGRTMEWALPAPAPFYNFKQLPLVRGLDAWWLEKMDGNKELTPAEPVGDIHMPNNSILPFIMSIGLFIAGFGAMYQEDGYAWGIPVLIIGMAITFGTMLVRSIKDDHGYHVHKEDLLDDDDKGVKA, via the coding sequence GTGAGCACCATCGCACAGAAAAAAGGATTTGCCGCAACTTTATGGGAGTACCTGACAACCGTTGACCATAAGAAAATTGCGATCCTTTATTTAGTAGCAGGCGGCTTTTTCTTCATAGTTGGTGGGATCGAGGCATTGTTAATTCGGATTCAGTTAGCGGTACCCGACAACGATTTCATTGCTGCAGGAACCTATAATGAAATCCTGACAATGCACGGAACAACTATGATCTTTTTGGCAGCCATGCCATTAATATTTGCCTTTATGAACGCAGTAGTACCTTTACAAATAGGTGCACGTGACGTGGCGTTCCCATTTGTGAACGCTTTAGGCTTTTGGCTATTTTTCTTTGGAGGAATATTCCTCAACCTTTCATGGTTTTTAGGAGGAGCTCCCGATGCAGGTTGGACATCTTATGCAACCCTATCGATTGAGTCTCCTGGCAATGGAATTGATTTTTATATCATAGGCTTACAGATATCCGGTGCTGGTACATTAATGGCAGGGATTAACTTTCTGGTAACCATTATTACAATGCGTGCGCCAGGGATGACCTATATGAGAATGCCATTATTCACATGGTCAACTTTCGTAGCTTCAGCACTTATCTTGTTTGCGTTTCCTGCTTTAACAGTAGGACTATTTTTACTTATGTTTGACCGTATGTTCGGAGCGAATTTCTTTAATGAAGCTGTCGGAGGAAACTCCATAATATACGAGCATTTATTTTGGATCTTCGGACACCCTGAAGTATATATTTTGATTCTGCCGTCGTTTGGTATTTTCTCTGAGATTATTCCTACATTCTCAAGAAAAAGACTGTTTGGATATTCATCGATGGTATTTGCAACCGTATTAATCGGATTCTTAGGATTCATGGTTTGGGCTCACCATATGTTTACAACAGGTTTGGGTCCTGTAGCAAACTCCATCTTTGCTGTTGCAACCATGGCGATTGCAGTACCTACAGGTATTAAAATCTTTAACTGGCTCTTTACGATGTGGGGCGGAAAGATCACCTTCACAACACCAATGCTTTATGGAGTCTCATTTATTCCTAGCTTCTTGCTTGGCGGAGTAACAGGGGTTATGTTAGCGGCAGCACCTGCCGATTATCAATATCATGATTCCTACTTTGTAGTGGCTCACTTCCACTATGTTATTGTTGGCGGGGTTGTATTTGCATTGCTTGCAGCGACCCATTTCTACTGGCCAATTATGTTTGGTACCAAATTAAATGAATTTTTAGGCAAAATTTCATTCTGGCTATTCTTTATTGGTTTCCACTTAACATTCTTTATTCAGCATTTCCTTGGTTTAATGGGAATGCCGCGAAGAATCTTTACATTCTTGCCTGGCCAAGGATTGGATACAGGAAACTTAGTCAGTTCGATAGGTGCACTTTTTATGGCGGTCGCCGTATTGATATTAGTGATTAATATCATTATGACATCAGTTAAGAATAAACAAGTTGGACGTGACGCTTGGGAAGATGGGCGTACAATGGAATGGGCACTTCCTGCACCAGCACCTTTCTATAATTTTAAACAGCTGCCATTAGTACGTGGTTTAGATGCCTGGTGGCTTGAAAAAATGGACGGAAATAAAGAATTGACTCCTGCTGAACCTGTTGGCGATATTCATATGCCAAATAATTCAATTTTACCATTTATAATGTCAATCGGATTATTTATTGCCGGATTCGGAGCAATGTACCAAGAAGATGGATATGCATGGGGTATTCCGGTTCTTATCATAGGTATGGCCATCACTTTTGGCACGATGTTAGTTCGTTCTATTAAAGATGATCACGGTTATCACGTCCATAAAGAAGATTTATTGGATGACGATGATAAGGGGGTTAAGGCATAA
- a CDS encoding cytochrome (ubi)quinol oxidase subunit III — protein sequence MEAQDKFTVENWPASPEKATLEGKNKFLGFWLFLGGETVLFGSLFATYLALVDKEQAAELFDPKLVFVMTMLLLTSSLTSVYAIYHMKNFDFKKMQLWLFITVLLGLGFLGIEIYEFYHYVHDGFGYTTSAFSSAFYTLTGFHGGHVTFGLAWIVALMIRNARRGIDLYTAPKFYVASLYWHFIDVVWVFIFTVVYLTGMVG from the coding sequence ATGGAGGCTCAAGATAAATTTACAGTTGAGAATTGGCCTGCTTCCCCCGAAAAGGCAACCCTTGAAGGTAAAAATAAATTTTTAGGCTTTTGGTTATTCCTTGGGGGAGAGACGGTCCTCTTCGGTTCATTATTTGCAACGTATTTGGCCTTAGTTGATAAAGAACAGGCTGCTGAACTTTTTGATCCAAAGCTTGTCTTTGTAATGACCATGCTCCTATTGACAAGTTCGTTAACAAGTGTGTATGCGATTTATCACATGAAAAACTTCGATTTCAAAAAGATGCAGCTTTGGTTATTTATCACAGTTCTTTTAGGTCTTGGATTCTTAGGAATTGAGATTTATGAGTTTTATCACTATGTTCATGATGGCTTTGGGTATACTACTAGTGCCTTCAGTTCTGCCTTTTATACATTGACTGGATTTCATGGAGGTCACGTCACCTTTGGGTTAGCATGGATCGTTGCTTTAATGATTCGTAATGCAAGACGGGGAATTGACCTCTACACGGCTCCTAAGTTTTACGTGGCAAGTCTTTACTGGCACTTCATTGACGTAGTATGGGTGTTCATCTTTACAGTTGTATATTTAACGGGAATGGTGGGATAA
- the ctaF gene encoding cytochrome c oxidase subunit IVB, with the protein MANQQTETGNSRVDLEYRRKKNAEDMKNQVVTFALMIVLTIIAFLAVIYGDISGYFVVPFIFLLAVVQVVFQLYYFMHMSHKGHEAVALFLYSGVLVAFLTVLTFVTIVWW; encoded by the coding sequence ATGGCGAATCAACAGACTGAAACAGGAAATTCACGTGTTGATCTCGAATATCGCCGTAAGAAAAATGCAGAGGACATGAAGAATCAGGTTGTGACCTTTGCCTTAATGATCGTTTTGACCATCATTGCATTCCTTGCGGTTATTTACGGTGATATTTCAGGGTACTTTGTTGTACCATTTATATTCCTTCTTGCCGTTGTGCAAGTTGTTTTTCAGCTTTACTATTTCATGCATATGAGTCACAAGGGACATGAGGCTGTTGCACTCTTTTTGTACTCTGGAGTGCTGGTGGCATTTTTAACGGTCCTGACATTTGTTACAATTGTTTGGTGGTAA
- the ctaG gene encoding cytochrome c oxidase assembly factor CtaG: MSIFNTFSFSTLWSPYFLLLLIVITSLYFYMIRTLQKKRPTAEPLQTKEAVYFVSGIALIYLTMGSPLDVMSHIVFSAHMTQMAVLFLIAPILIILGVPSWIWRKFLIEGKIAPVFRLFTKPILALILFNGIFSFYHVPLVFDHVKTDVLLHGIYMLLLFILAFCMWWPLINKVEVNRSLSGLKKIGYLLAASVLLTPACALIIFAEVPLYLTYTDPTHWAEAMKLCLPIGVSIADLGITGPEMFNTMPLLDDQQLGGVLMKIIQEIVYGYVLASIFFSWYRQEQEAEKEEQEKGKLKPNYAE; this comes from the coding sequence ATGTCCATCTTTAATACATTTAGTTTTTCTACATTATGGAGTCCTTACTTCTTACTACTTTTAATTGTCATAACCAGTCTTTATTTTTATATGATCCGTACCTTACAGAAGAAGCGGCCGACAGCAGAACCATTACAAACAAAAGAAGCCGTTTACTTTGTTTCGGGAATCGCACTTATCTATCTCACAATGGGTTCGCCATTAGATGTAATGAGTCATATTGTATTTTCTGCACATATGACCCAAATGGCTGTGCTTTTTTTAATCGCACCGATTTTAATTATTCTCGGAGTGCCTAGCTGGATATGGAGAAAATTTCTTATTGAAGGGAAAATTGCGCCTGTATTCCGTTTATTCACCAAACCAATCCTCGCACTTATTCTTTTTAATGGAATTTTTTCTTTTTATCATGTTCCGCTAGTGTTTGACCATGTTAAAACAGATGTGCTTCTCCATGGAATTTATATGTTGCTTCTTTTTATTTTAGCTTTTTGCATGTGGTGGCCATTAATCAATAAGGTTGAAGTGAATCGAAGCTTATCTGGATTAAAAAAGATTGGTTATTTGCTTGCTGCATCTGTACTTCTTACCCCAGCGTGTGCGCTTATTATTTTCGCCGAGGTTCCGCTTTATTTAACCTATACAGATCCGACACATTGGGCTGAAGCGATGAAGCTTTGTCTTCCAATAGGTGTCTCTATAGCTGATTTAGGAATTACAGGGCCAGAAATGTTTAATACAATGCCATTACTGGATGACCAGCAATTAGGTGGCGTTCTGATGAAAATCATCCAGGAGATCGTTTACGGATATGTTTTAGCAAGTATTTTCTTTAGCTGGTATCGTCAAGAACAAGAAGCTGAAAAAGAAGAACAAGAAAAAGGAAAACTTAAACCAAACTACGCAGAGTAA
- a CDS encoding DUF420 domain-containing protein, with translation MNLPLLPTLSTSFIVISAIFVAIGWVLIKQRKIEAHQRVMMTAAIFAILFFVIYMSRTIFMGNTSFGGPDHVKIYYTIFLIFHITLATSGAVLGIIQLYSGYKENYKLHRKLGPITSIIWFFTAITGVVVYLLLYVFYAGGETTSLFKAILGF, from the coding sequence ATGAATTTACCTTTATTGCCTACGCTTAGTACATCGTTCATAGTCATAAGCGCAATCTTTGTTGCAATCGGTTGGGTACTAATAAAACAAAGAAAAATTGAAGCTCATCAGCGAGTCATGATGACAGCTGCGATATTCGCGATTTTATTCTTTGTGATTTATATGAGCAGAACGATTTTTATGGGGAATACCTCATTTGGCGGTCCAGATCATGTAAAAATTTATTATACAATTTTCTTAATATTCCACATAACGTTAGCCACATCGGGAGCTGTTCTGGGAATTATTCAATTATATAGCGGGTATAAAGAGAATTATAAACTACATAGAAAATTGGGACCTATTACAAGTATCATTTGGTTTTTTACAGCGATCACAGGAGTGGTTGTTTACCTTCTTCTTTATGTGTTTTATGCTGGAGGAGAAACGACTTCTCTGTTTAAGGCGATCTTAGGATTTTAA
- a CDS encoding YugN family protein, with product MKFENTGIESLKADLSRLDSTMDDYGLIRADQWDYERVSYDRKFEMKEGTYYLRVQGYAVEGDVGGRHAVIQLMTPILGKHYYPHGVEYGEDEHYPNSLVSQCEKILNQLKEEVKQFAL from the coding sequence ATGAAATTCGAAAATACAGGAATTGAATCCCTGAAAGCTGATTTAAGCAGACTTGACTCAACAATGGATGATTATGGTCTAATTAGAGCTGACCAATGGGATTATGAACGTGTTTCTTACGATCGTAAGTTTGAAATGAAGGAAGGTACATATTATCTTCGTGTTCAGGGCTATGCTGTTGAAGGAGACGTAGGCGGCCGTCATGCAGTTATCCAATTGATGACCCCAATCCTTGGAAAGCATTATTATCCGCACGGAGTCGAGTATGGCGAAGATGAGCACTATCCAAACTCACTCGTTAGCCAATGTGAAAAAATCCTCAATCAATTAAAAGAAGAAGTAAAACAATTTGCTTTATAA
- a CDS encoding CBS domain-containing protein, with protein MKKVKEIMTKDVEYCTLLDNVFEVAVKMKDLDVGAIPIVNDEQHLVGMITDRDIVIRGVAEKHPGSTKVEDIMSDKLITIEPETSVEEAIQLMKKHQVRRLPVVENKNLIGILALGDVALQSSFDHQAEEALTEISEDHHSTYLQ; from the coding sequence TTGAAAAAAGTAAAAGAAATAATGACTAAAGATGTAGAGTATTGTACCTTGCTTGATAATGTTTTTGAAGTAGCAGTAAAAATGAAAGATCTGGATGTTGGTGCCATTCCCATTGTCAATGATGAGCAGCACTTGGTCGGTATGATTACAGACAGGGATATTGTCATAAGAGGAGTTGCTGAAAAGCATCCTGGTTCTACTAAAGTGGAAGATATTATGTCTGATAAGCTAATCACAATTGAACCAGAAACTTCAGTAGAAGAAGCCATTCAACTTATGAAAAAGCATCAGGTCCGGCGTCTCCCTGTCGTTGAAAACAAAAATCTGATAGGGATTTTAGCATTAGGAGATGTAGCGCTTCAATCTTCCTTCGATCATCAGGCCGAAGAGGCTTTGACTGAAATATCAGAGGATCACCATTCTACTTACCTTCAATAA
- a CDS encoding CAP domain-containing protein yields MIQEEGEISPNPLPNVEQTGPPFELPQPDQGIATLIGNDVEAVRETFGSPDRIEPSLYGYDWWIYKGDSSSYFQLGIEDQKVVTAYIIGDDINVQPFQIGQPIQDIFQLATLSTDIQLEYDGTTYQFELTEEDLNIRPLIPIGDIFVQLYFDKFTEKLSSIRFINAETLIKLRPYDLVYRGTLYEMNPLEDESWTAATEGIEKQIFDMTNVIRERFGLPPLEWDPVTAVVAYEHSKDMHDNEYFSHTSPEFGELKDRLEHRDVVFEMAGENIAAQYVDAGAVIEGWINSKGHRETMLEEEFTHLGVGVYRKYYTQNYIKRSWDIDNEELEDSEQ; encoded by the coding sequence ATGATTCAAGAAGAAGGAGAAATAAGTCCCAATCCTCTCCCAAATGTAGAACAAACCGGTCCTCCTTTTGAGCTGCCGCAGCCGGATCAGGGGATCGCTACATTAATTGGAAATGATGTGGAAGCTGTAAGAGAAACTTTTGGTTCACCGGACCGAATTGAACCTTCATTATACGGCTATGATTGGTGGATATACAAAGGAGATTCTAGCAGCTATTTTCAATTGGGGATAGAAGATCAGAAGGTTGTGACTGCCTATATAATAGGGGACGACATTAATGTACAGCCTTTTCAGATTGGTCAGCCTATTCAGGATATATTTCAATTAGCAACTCTTTCAACCGATATTCAGCTGGAGTATGATGGAACCACTTATCAATTTGAACTGACAGAAGAGGACTTAAATATCCGACCTCTTATTCCGATTGGTGATATTTTTGTTCAGTTATATTTTGATAAATTTACAGAAAAGCTTTCGAGCATTCGTTTTATAAATGCAGAAACCTTGATAAAGCTTAGACCATATGATTTGGTTTATCGGGGGACTTTGTATGAAATGAATCCTTTGGAAGATGAGAGCTGGACTGCTGCAACGGAAGGGATTGAAAAACAAATTTTCGATATGACCAATGTGATAAGGGAGCGTTTTGGATTACCTCCATTAGAGTGGGATCCTGTTACAGCCGTTGTTGCGTATGAACATAGCAAAGATATGCATGACAATGAATATTTCTCGCATACATCTCCTGAATTTGGTGAATTAAAGGACCGGTTAGAGCATCGGGATGTCGTATTTGAAATGGCCGGTGAAAATATTGCTGCCCAATATGTGGATGCAGGAGCAGTCATTGAAGGATGGATAAACAGTAAAGGTCACCGGGAGACCATGCTAGAGGAGGAATTTACTCACCTAGGTGTTGGTGTGTACCGGAAGTATTATACACAAAATTATATAAAGAGATCCTGGGATATCGATAATGAGGAATTGGAAGACAGTGAACAATAG
- a CDS encoding PaaI family thioesterase, producing MRNNLQQLWENFLETSTSEEQELFIQFMEGLNRKKMRINDSYISSFLQLDQILKPNELEMTFPITPLTLNALDIVHGGITATVLDTVMGTYAFHLIPEDKAAVTSEMHIHFLAKGEGETVTAKATCIHKGNTRLVMEGKAFRDDGTLMGHATATFHIIPRV from the coding sequence ATGAGAAATAATTTGCAACAGCTTTGGGAAAATTTTTTAGAAACTTCGACCTCTGAGGAACAGGAGCTGTTTATTCAGTTTATGGAAGGTTTAAATCGCAAGAAAATGCGAATAAATGATTCCTATATTTCTTCATTCCTACAGCTTGATCAAATACTAAAGCCTAATGAACTAGAGATGACATTTCCCATAACGCCCTTAACGCTGAATGCTTTAGATATTGTTCATGGCGGTATAACGGCAACTGTTTTAGATACGGTTATGGGGACGTATGCCTTTCATTTAATACCAGAGGATAAGGCAGCTGTAACTTCTGAGATGCACATTCATTTTTTAGCAAAGGGTGAAGGTGAAACAGTTACCGCAAAAGCAACTTGTATTCACAAAGGAAATACCAGACTTGTAATGGAAGGAAAGGCTTTTAGAGATGATGGAACATTAATGGGACATGCCACCGCTACTTTTCATATCATTCCAAGAGTATAG
- a CDS encoding YlbD family protein: MEKKLHPSIQQFKEFVNKNPNLVKEVRDGTTTWQELYEEWYLLGEDDSRWDSYKSDEVKNSNEKKEFNSDILSIVWNGVKKMDTEQIQHHLSSLSEAIGAIQGILSQFQANGRNKQKQNQSQNQPSNPFSFRKD, from the coding sequence ATGGAAAAAAAGCTTCATCCATCTATTCAGCAATTTAAAGAATTTGTTAATAAAAATCCTAATCTCGTTAAAGAGGTAAGAGACGGAACAACTACATGGCAGGAACTATATGAAGAATGGTACTTGCTAGGGGAAGATGATTCAAGATGGGATTCCTACAAGTCTGATGAAGTGAAAAATTCAAATGAAAAAAAGGAATTTAACAGTGATATTCTTTCAATCGTATGGAATGGTGTAAAAAAAATGGACACCGAGCAAATCCAGCATCATCTTTCGTCTTTAAGTGAGGCAATCGGAGCGATTCAGGGAATCCTCTCACAATTTCAGGCTAATGGACGGAACAAACAAAAGCAGAATCAGAGTCAAAATCAACCAAGTAATCCCTTTTCCTTTAGAAAAGATTAA
- a CDS encoding YlbE-like family protein: protein MRSEIYELVRKNPDWVRFLREQPIWYRKLSRNPNDWETFEISALHYFRKTIPHKVEQFSQSIQMATMMMSMFQAMNQSQNS, encoded by the coding sequence TTGCGATCAGAAATATACGAGTTAGTCAGAAAAAATCCAGATTGGGTCCGTTTTTTAAGGGAACAGCCGATTTGGTATAGAAAGCTGTCCCGCAATCCGAATGATTGGGAGACATTTGAAATTTCTGCTCTGCATTATTTTAGAAAAACGATCCCGCATAAAGTTGAACAGTTCTCGCAAAGTATCCAAATGGCTACGATGATGATGAGTATGTTTCAAGCCATGAATCAATCTCAAAATTCATAA
- a CDS encoding YlbF family regulator codes for MINTLEKVLVVEQAEQLAEMILQSDLAEEYRSAYNKLKNHPVTQAKIKRFTELKERYEEVQRFGKYHPDYKWVMKEVREAKRDMDLDDRVAEFRRAELSLQTMLDEVSVMIGQSVSKHIKVPTGNPFFESGSSCGGGCGSGGSCSCSA; via the coding sequence TTGATTAATACTTTAGAAAAAGTATTAGTAGTTGAGCAAGCAGAACAATTAGCAGAAATGATTCTTCAATCTGATTTAGCCGAAGAATATAGAAGTGCTTATAATAAATTGAAGAATCATCCTGTTACACAAGCAAAAATAAAGAGATTCACTGAACTGAAGGAACGTTATGAAGAGGTTCAGCGATTTGGGAAATATCATCCCGATTATAAATGGGTCATGAAAGAGGTTCGTGAGGCAAAGCGAGATATGGACCTTGATGACCGCGTGGCCGAATTTCGGAGAGCAGAATTAAGCTTACAAACGATGCTCGACGAAGTGAGTGTTATGATTGGACAATCTGTTTCCAAACACATTAAAGTCCCAACCGGTAATCCATTTTTTGAAAGTGGAAGCAGTTGTGGTGGGGGCTGCGGCAGTGGAGGAAGCTGCAGTTGTTCCGCATAA
- a CDS encoding YlbG family protein encodes MIVDRQGFIVWLSSLKQAKQLRRLGNVHYISKRLKYAVLYCSMEESEWVENQLHAYPFVRKVELSYKSMIKTHYENKKPDKAKEYDYKIGF; translated from the coding sequence ATGATTGTAGATCGTCAAGGTTTTATAGTATGGTTGTCCTCATTAAAACAAGCCAAACAGCTTAGAAGACTTGGGAATGTCCATTACATATCAAAGCGTTTAAAATACGCTGTTTTATATTGCTCTATGGAGGAAAGTGAGTGGGTAGAAAATCAGCTTCACGCTTACCCATTTGTCAGAAAAGTAGAACTTTCCTATAAATCCATGATTAAAACTCATTATGAAAATAAGAAACCCGATAAAGCAAAAGAATACGACTATAAAATAGGATTTTAA
- a CDS encoding DUF7147 family protein: protein MNQRFIELGEGYSDIFELREIIERNQDRLEHLLLLKTEINGKSRCSFVVILKPARTGDFQPVYICKEGIPYEENKPSQRILLFQEAAANAHKEIIGLQVKSSKSFADDKLYYQYLIGILRMNRYILPLHW from the coding sequence ATGAACCAAAGATTTATTGAGTTAGGCGAGGGCTATTCGGATATATTTGAGTTACGGGAAATTATTGAAAGAAATCAAGATCGGCTTGAACATTTACTCTTATTAAAAACTGAAATAAACGGCAAAAGCCGCTGTTCATTTGTCGTTATTTTAAAACCAGCACGTACAGGAGATTTCCAGCCTGTGTATATTTGCAAAGAAGGTATCCCTTATGAAGAAAATAAGCCAAGCCAGCGGATCCTATTATTTCAGGAAGCGGCTGCTAATGCTCATAAGGAAATCATTGGGCTGCAAGTCAAATCTTCTAAAAGCTTTGCGGATGATAAGCTGTATTATCAATATTTAATAGGAATTTTACGGATGAACCGATATATATTACCCTTACATTGGTAA